Proteins from one Gossypium raimondii isolate GPD5lz chromosome 8, ASM2569854v1, whole genome shotgun sequence genomic window:
- the LOC105790811 gene encoding zinc finger protein GAI-ASSOCIATED FACTOR 1, with protein sequence MSNMSGDDDGSFSSGEEVQQQKQLLQNNFAASGSGPSAASNSNNGSQQAVKKKRNLPGTPDPNAEVIALSPTTLMATNRFVCEICNKGFQRDQNLQLHRRGHNLPWKLKQRTTTEVKKRVYICPEPTCVHHNPARALGDLTGIKKHFSRKHGEKKWKCDKCSKKYAVQSDWKAHQKTCGTREYKCDCGTIFSRRDSFITHRAFCDALAEENNKVNQGLMNNMGSNMQNQMPELISSMQTSNGISDLGNFDPKSPLKSHPQELVPMPFMSMNMGGGMFSSSSSSLFGGPRSVSSASSSLQLSSNSSSGLNYLQDSKNGCPIMSATALLQKAAQMGATASNSINSPMMQKSFASSMAGPEQTIRPPSFGGIQQQNTSYDHFPSQTDQTSMVGISEAGGFSNPFMQKSPSEMAQLFTAATGSSAMNEMGMFTNMFINGADRNQVGLMKSMEQEDSGSSSLLQGRTQLPAAMFGTSSGNGGSNMTTLDFMGIGGSRPNSLHEQQQQQQQRMELEAISQQRLPMINPFHLQQQLSHGDSAIEKPIWEV encoded by the exons ATGTCAAATATGTCTGGTGATGATGATGGAAGCTTCTCTTCGGGAGAGGAAGTCCAACAGCAGAAACAGCTGTTGCAAAACAACTTTGCTGCCTCTGGTTCAGGACCTTCTGCTGCTTCTAACAGTAATAATGGTTCACAGCAAGCTGttaagaagaagagaaatttaccAGGAACTCCag ATCCGAATGCTGAAGTTATTGCTTTATCACCAACAACCCTTATGGCAACAAATCGATTTGTATGTGAGATATGCAACAAGGGGTTCCAAAGGGACCAAAACTTGCAATTGCATCGAAGAGGTCACAATCTTCCATGGAAGCTAAAGCAAAGGACAACCACTGAGGTCAAGAAACGAGTGTACATATGCCCGGAACCGACCTGCGTCCACCACAACCCGGCTCGTGCACTCGGAGACCTTACGGGGATCAAGAAGCATTTCAGCCGTAAGCATGGTGAGAAGAAGTGGAAATGCGACAAGTGCTCTAAGAAATATGCTGTGCAATCTGATTGGAAAGCTCATCAAAAGACTTGTGGTACCAGGGAATACAAATGTGATTGTGGAACCATCTTTTCAAG GAGGGATAGCTTTATCACCCACAGGGCTTTCTGCGATGCATTAGCTGAAGAAAACAACAAGGTAAACCAAGGGCTAATGAACAACATGGGATCAAACATGCAAAACCAAATGCCTGAGCTTATATCATCAATGCAAACGAGCAATGGAATATCCGATTTAGGCAACTTTGACCCGAAGTCCCCACTCAAATCCCATCCCCAAGAACTAGTGCCAATGCCGTTTATGTCCATGAACATGGGAGGAGGCATGTTTTCAAGTAGCTCGAGCAGTCTATTTGGCGGCCCGAGAAGTGTTTCCTCGGCCTCCTCTAGCCTGCAGCTTAGTTCAAATAGCTCATCTGGACTCAATTATTTGCAGGACAGCAAAAATGGTTGCCCAATCATGTCGGCAACAGCCTTATTACAGAAAGCAGCACAGATGGGTGCAACTGCAAGTAATAGTATAAACTCACCCATGATGCAAAAAAGTTTTGCTAGTAGCATGGCAGGCCCTGAGCAGACCATTAGACCACCATCATTCGGTGGAATTCAGCAGCAGAACACATCTTACGATCACTTCCCGTCCCAAACCGATCAGACAAGCATGGTTGGGATCAGCGAGGCCGGAGGATTCTCCAACCCGTTCATGCAGAAAAGCCCCAGTGAAATGGCCCAACTTTTCACAGCTGCCACCGGAAGCTCAGCAATGAATGAAATGGGAATGTTCACTAACATGTTCATTAACGGAGCTGACCGAAACCAAGTAGGCTTGATGAAGAGCATGGAACAGGAAGATAGTGGTAGCTCTAGCTTGTTACAAGGAAGAACTCAGTTACCAGCAGCAATGTTTGGAACAAGCAGTGGCAATGGAGGAAGTAACATGACGACCCTTGATTTCATGGGGATTGGAGGGTCAAGGCCAAACAGTTTACATGAgcagcagcaacaacaacaacaaagaatGGAACTGGAAGCAATAAGCCAACAAAGACTGCCAATGATAAACCCTTTCCACCTGCAGCAACAGCTCTCACATGGGGATTCAGCTATCGAAAAGCCTATATGGGAAGTTTAA